GTCGCTCGGCGCGCTTGGCGCGGAGCGAAACCTCGAGGACACGTCCAAGAGCTGCCCGAGCGATCTGATCGGCGAGGTGCACGCCGATGGCGAAGTGATTGGTAGCCTGGGCTGGAGCCTCCGCAAGGAGTTTGGCAAGTCGGTTGCTGACCGCCTGGTATGGGGCGCCGCGAGCCTCTTGGTGAGCAGGTCGACGCTCGGCGACTTTGCCAGGGGCATCCAGCAGACCGCGGCCGAGCTCGAGACGGCCGGCGACCTCACCAGCGCTGACGTAACGAAGATCGACGACATGATCGCGGCGCGCGGGCTCGACGACTGCGACAACGAACTCACCCTCGAGGACGGCCAGCCGATCGCCACCAACATGCTGGGTCTAGACATCGTCGCCAGCTTGCTGGGCGGCAGCTGCCAGCAGGCGAAGCAGTACGTCAGTCTCAGCAGCCTGTTTCACTTCCAGGCCACCCCGCAGGCTGACGCGAAGGGGATTCGCTTCAACGTGAACTTGTTCCCGGAGCGCACCAACGGCCTCGACTGGGGGATTTACGTGCGGCGGGAGCAACACGTCGGCTTCAAGAACACCGGGTTCATCCCCGAGGTGAGCACTTACGACTACGCCGTGGAGAATCTCGACACGCGAACCGGCGAACTCGTGATCGACGAGAACAGCAACCCGCCCTTCGACCCCTCCGTCACTTACCACATGGTAATCGGGCACCAGAACTGTCCGCTGAGTTCCCCCGAAGTCAGCTTCGACAGCCTATCGGAGACGGGCAGCGGAGGCGCCGGCGGCACCGGCGGCGCAGCCACTGGCGGCACCGGTGGTAGCGTTGGCGGCAGCGGCGGCAGCGCTGGCGCCATCACGGCTGGCGGCACCGGTGGCACCGGCGGCACCGGTGAGGCAGAGCCCGCGGATGAGACCACGGGTTGCGGCTGCTCGGTCCCTGGCACGTCGTCCACGCCGGCAGGTTCTCTGCTCGGCCTGATGCTTGGGCTCGGCGCGCTGATCCGTCGGCGCCGCAAGAGCTGAACCGCTACGAAGCACGGGGGGAGCTAGCTCCCCCCGGCTCTCCTTCCGCGACCGACTCTCGCGGCAGCAGCTCTCGCAGAAGCCACGCTTGCGCAAACAGCGAGTTCTCGATCGCATTCAGACGCTCGACGCTGCGCCCCAGTAGCACCAGCGGCAAGCTGATGAACAACAGGTTCCCCACCGCAAGCAACATCAGAGTCGGACCGGCGCTGAGGGTGGCGAAGGTGGTCTTGATCCAAGCTGTGGTGTCTCCGCCGTATTGCGCGGGGAGCAGCCCCAGCCCCATCAGCACGCTTGGGATCAGCATGCTGCCGCACGCCAGCGCAACGTGTGCCGCGAGGAAACGCGGTTGAGGACGGCTGTTGGTCACCAGCACGACGCTCACCGCCAGGCTAAACCCGGGAACGTAGATCCAAGGCCCAAGTAAGCAAGAGAACGCGCCAGTGATCAGCGCCAACAACGTGCCGTTGACCAAGAAGTGCTTCGGTTTGGTCCAGCCGAAGAAGCCCATCATCGCCACCCAAGCCGCGCCCACCAGGCCGAACACCAAGAGCAACGCGAGCTGTGCGCCGGAGACCCCTGGGAACGCCAGCAGGAGCGCGCCTTGGACCAGCAAAGCCAGCCCGAAAGACAGCGCGCCGAGACGCGACGCCCGGGCGCGCTCCGCCGCTCTCAGCCTGGCATACTCCCCGCCCGCAGGTCCCGCGAACACCTCCTCGGCTCGCTCGAAGAGCATTCCGATCAGTCGTAGAGCGGCGTGATCCTGAGGGTCGAGCGCCAAAGCCCTACTGAGCTCTTGCACCGCACGGGTTCGGGAACGGCTCGCGCCATCGGGCGATAGCAACGCATCAGCAAGCGCGAGTTCAGCGGCGACACGGTGCGCCCTCGCCCTCAACCGATCACGTTGCTCGACAACGTGTCCGCGAAGCAGCGCTTCGAGGCGCTCTGAAAGCTCACGCGGACTCGCGACGCGTGCTGCAGGGTCCTCCGCACAAGCCTCCGAGGACAGTAGGCGAAGGTCGCGCTCGAGCGTGCTGCCGCTGAGCCGAGCTTGCGGCCCAGCCGGGCTCAGCCAGGCATCGACCAGCTGGTTCAAGATACGACCAAGCCCCCAAACGTCCGAGGCCGCGGTTGGCGTTTCCCCACGGCTCAGCTCTGGGGCGCGCCGCTCGCCGTCTAGCCACGCCTGGGCGACGGGTACTTCGCCGGAAAGCAACGGGGCAAACAAGGGGAGCTCTGCGGCACGCCTCAAGTCGATGCGCGCGCCCCCGGTCGTTTCCCGCGGTGGCTCGGCGGCCCACCAGTCAGTCACGTAGACATCACCAAAGTTGCCAAGTAGCAACGCCTCCGACTGGAGGTTGGTGTGCAGCATGTCGCGACGATGCGCAGACTCGATCACAAGACAGGCGTGGGAGAAGTCGCTGAGCAGACGCTCGAGAGGATACTGGGTGACAACGTCTGGTGCGCCAGCGGCGATCCCATTGAGCACCTCCGCCAGGCTTTGCCCGTCGTTGTACGCGAGTACGAGATACGGGGGATCTTCACACGCGGTGTGGATCGCGAAAACGCCTGGATGCTGTAGCCAGGTCAAGGCAAACGCGGTGCGCACGAAGCACGCATGTGCGCATCCTGCATCCACATCCGTACGCGGGCGCCTCAGCACGACGAAACGCTGAAGCACGCCGTCGTATCCGCGATAGCTTTCGCTCCACTCATCACGTCGAATCAGCTCTCCAACGCTGAAACGACCGCCGGGCAGCAGCTCCATCTGGGCGACGTCCATGGCTTCGCTGGCGCGAATCCCCGCCGCCTCCGCTTCCTGCCCCCGCACGATTCCGCAGTGTAACGCTCCCTGCCTCAGACGCCCAGCTCTGAAGCCATCGCCCGCGCCCCGGAATCGATCAGGGACCCACTCGATCACGACCGGCCCGGACCGCTCCGCGAAGTCATACAAAGGTGAGCGCGACGAATCTGCGGTTAGACTGGTTTCCGCGGCGGTGGGCCGCTGCTACGCTGAGTTCGTCGCTGGCCGGCAGGCGGGGACCGATTGGGTGGGGAACGAGGTTTATCGGAATGAGTCGCGACGCGACCAGAAGGCCCTCGGCGCCTCCTGAAGAGCTTGCGTCAGGCGTGCGAGTGGAAACCTTGCACCCCAACGGCGAGGCTCCGGTGCCCAAGGCGCCCTCGGCTTCGAGCAGCTTGGCGGCTGACGAAACCCTGGCTGCAACCAACACGCGCACAGCACTCGGGATAGCGCTGCAGAGCCGTCCCACGCGCTTCGATCCCATTGGGCACCTCGACGAGGGCGGCATGGGCGAGGTGTTGCTGGCGGTCGATAAGCCGCTTAGCCGTCTGGTGGCGGTGAAGCGCTTACACGCGCGCTTGGAACACAACCTCGAGCAGCGCGCGCGCTTCACCCGGGAAGTCCGCATTCAGAGTCGGTTGAATCACCCGGGCGTCGTGCCCCTGTTCGAGGCCGGTTCGAATCAGGGCCTGCCCTACTTCGCGATGAAGCGGGTGCACGGACGCGTGCTGAGTGAGATCTTGGCATCGAGCCGACTTGGTGACGAAGCGACGCTTCAGCGCTTCGATCAGCATCGCCTGCTCCAAGACTTCGCGCGCCTGGCCTGGACAGTCGCATTCGCGCATAGCCAGGGCGTAGTGCACCGAGACATCAAACCCTCCAACGTGATGCTCGGAGAGTATGGCGAGGTGTACCTCCTCGACTGGGGTGTCGCGAGCCAACCTCGAAGCGACGCGTCGGTGGTGACTCCCCTCGGCAACGCCCCCGCTGACCTCACGGACCCGACCCAGGCCCTCGGCACCCCGGCATATATGTCGCCGGAGCACGCGCGGGGGGGAGGTGAGGTCGAGCCGAGCAGCGACGTGTTCGCCCTCGGGGCGATCCTGTTCGAGGTCTTGACGCACAAGCGCCTAAACCCCGGCTCGGGAGCCAACGAGGCAATGCAGCTCGCGGCAACGCCTACCGAACGGCGTGCGCTGGAGCTGATGACCACAGCCGGAACGCCGCCGCCGCTGCAAGACCTCGTGCTTCGAACCATCGCGTTCGAAGCCAACGAACGCCCGAGCGCGCGAGAACTGGCGACCAGCGTGGAACGTTTCCTCGCGGAACGCATCGACTTCGAGGACCGTCGGCAACGCGCTGAGGCGGAGCGGGAACAGGCAGTGCGCTTGCTCGCCAACTCCGAGCAAGGCCACGTATTGGATGCGCTGAGAGCCCTGAATCGTGCAAGCGCGCTGAGCCCGAACGAAAGTGACGCGCCCAGCTTGCTCGCTCGCTTGTTGCTGCGTGCCGACGCTCTCGACCCTCGCTACCTGATAGACCTGGACTCGCGCCTGCAGGCTCATCGCACCGACGCCGCGCGCTGGTCCTTGCGAGCGATGCTACCTGTCGGTGTCTTCGCGGCGATGCTGATCTGGCTGGCCGGTGGTCTGAGGCTCGCGATCCTGCCCGCAATGGTCTCGTTCATGTTACTAGCTGCGTGGCTGACCAGGGCGAGCCGACAGTCTCGGCTGCCTGACTGGCACTACTACGTCAGTGGACCGCTTGGAGCGCTGGCCGCGTCGAGCTTGGCAGTGGTCGCAGGCCCATTCGCACTCCCACCGCTAGGTGTGCTCGCGCACTTTCCCCTGCTGTTCATGAACTCTCGCGCGGGGCGCAAGATGCGGGCAATCCAGATAGCGGTCGCGCTCGCGGCGATCTACGTGCCGTTCGCGCTTCAGCTCGCTGGTGTCCTACCAAGTACTTACCACGTAGAAAATGGCGTCTTGATCATCACCCCCATGGGAATGGAGGTGACAAGCACCAAGCTTTGGCTCTTCGTTGCAGGCGGAAGCCTGGTGCTCACGACGGCAGCTTTGGTCTTCCTTGGGCGGCTCTCTCAGCAAATGGAGCGAGCCCAGCGCCAGCTGTTTGCGCAGCGCTGGGTTCTGGCGCGCATGGTGCCCCAGCTCGCTCAGTCGATGGACTCACCGGCTGCGAGCCAATCCACGCAAACGCACGACTCGAAGACCGCCAAGGGGAGGCCTAGCACCGGGTCTGCTGGGGTGGGACAAGCGCCCGAGCAGGCCGGTGATGCGAAGAAAGCTGCTGCCAAGTTGGTGAAGGGCGATCGATAGCAGCCGCTACGTCTACACGGCCAGGGTTCGCCTGTGGCCCCCTCCCCCACGGAGCATTAGACCGGCTATGCTTCGCCGGATGTCCGTGCTCCAGGAAGTCTTGCTCCAGACCTCACCGTTGCAATCGGCGCTGCTGCGTAAGTTGGTTCGACTCCCCGCCCCGATTCAACGCAAGCTAGCGGGCGGACCAGCTCCAGAGGTCGACGGCAATCGCCTCGCCCCAGAGGTCGAGCTGCTGCTCGCCGCGCTCAACGCCGTTGGTGAATCCACACCCAGCGGAGAATCCGTCGAGCGCGCCCGGCGAGAGGTAGCGATCACATGGCCTCTGCTCGGTCCGAAGTCGCCGCCCATGCATACGGTGGAAGATACGTTCATCGCCAACGCTGCGGGCAACCCGATGCGGTTGCGGAGCTATATTCCGCAAGGAATCACGGAACCCTCTCCGGCGCTCGTGTACTTTCATGGGGGTGGCTGGGTGTTGGGTGACATCGATACGCATGACCCCGTTACGCGTTGCCTCGCGAGCGACTTGGGCATGCCCGTGTTCTCCGTCGACTATCGCCTCGCGCCGGAACATCCCTTTCCAGCGGGCCTCGAGGACGCGCAGCTTGCATTTTCGTGGGTACGCAAGCACGCGCCACGCTACGGCGTGGACCCGGGGCGAATCGCCGTAGGGGGAGACAGCGCAGGAGGGAACTTCGCTGCGGTGACCTGTCAGCAGCTGCTGCTGCGCGGAGAAGCAACACCCGCGGCCCAGCTGCTACTTTACCCTGGCACCGACTTCCGCCTACAGACGCGAAGCATGCAGGTCTTCGCCAAGGGCTATGTGCTCGAACGAGCGAATATCGACTGGTATCGAGAGCGCTACTTTGGCGATCAGGATCCAACCTTGGACCCCCGGGGCTCGCCAGTGCTGGCACCCAGTCTCGCCGGGCTCCCTCCGGCGGTGATCGTCACCGCGGGCTTCGATGTCCTGCGAGACGAAGGTGAAGCCTACGCGGAAGCGTTGAGTCGCGCGGGTGTTTCCGTGGAGTACAGCTGCGCCCGGGACCAGATTCATGGTTTTGCGAACATGGCCGGTGCCGTGCCAACGGCTCGCCAGGCACTGCGGGACGCGGCTGCGCGGCTTTCCCGCTTCTTGGTTGCCTAGCGTGCCGACGGCTCGCCTACGCGCAGCCGATCGGCCAGCGCGCCCAGCTCGCTGACGCTGGAGTGTTGCCATGCGGGATCCGCAGCCGAACGCCAATCACTGCGCCGGAAACACCACCCGTTGACACGCCTGTGGTGGCACTCGTTGGCGCGCGCGGTGTCCCCACAATAGTTGGGGAATCCCGCGCACTTCCGATGCGCGCACCAGCCCGTAGGCGCACACTCTCCCCTTGCCCTGGCTGAGCTGTGCTTTACTGTCTCGAGTTCGTGGACTCGAAGCCCCATAGCGCAGACGCACTACGGCCCCCGCGACCAGCTTCGACCGAGGCGGATGGTGAAGACCCCGCTCGTCCCGCGCCTCACGTGGCACCCGCGTCACACATCGCCCCGCGCCCCAAGAAGCCTGGCCTGAGCCCCAGCGAGCAGCGCAGCAACTCGCTGGCGCGGCTGCGTGCGGCGGCGATGGATTTGGAGAAGGAGATTTCCCATAAGGAAATTGAGCAGGAGCGCCTCTCCAAAGAGATGACCGAGGTGCGCACGTTGCTGGTGCAGCAACACCGGGCGCTCGAGGCGCTGAAGGATCAGCTCTCGACGGAGCGAGAGCACGCCTCCGAGCAGCTACAAGCAGCGCAACACGCTAGCGAGCACCTGCAAGAAGAGCAGGATGCCTTCCTCGCCCTGCTTCTCGACGAGCACGAACAAGAGCTCGCCCGGCTTCGCAGGGAGCGCGACGAGGCATTGGCGCAGAGCGCCATGGCGGAACACACCCGGCGCCGAGTCTCTGTCGAGCAAGACTTGGCAGCACGCATCGACTGGCTGCGCGGCGAATGCGACGAGGCGCGCCGCAGCGCGGATGAAGCGCAGCGGACCACAGAAGCCGCCGAGCAGCGAGCAGACACCGCCGAGCACCGCCTCGGAGAGGCGGAAGGCGCGCTGAAGCAGGCCCGTGGTGAGCTAGACGAGGTACGGCGTGAGCTCGCTGCCATGAAGCGCGAACTCACCGAGGCGCGCCTCGGCGTCGCAGAAGCCAAGTCAGAAGCTCAAGATGCGCGCAGGGAGCGCGATCGCTCCCATGAGCAACGCAATCGCGCCGTCGAGGAGATCGAGCGCCTGCGCAACCTGATTTCAGGCACTGATCTACGACAGCGCCCGACAGATCCGGCACTTCAAGCAGCCAAGGTCGACACTGCGGGCGCTGTGCCCAACGTGCCTCAGGGAACCGTCGCGAGCCGAGAGACACCGCGCGTGGCGCCGGAAGTGGGAAAGCGCGACACGTCGACGGCACCTGCCGTGCCCCGGCCGGAGCCGTCGTCCGAGTCGAAGATCGCGCTCGGCCGAGTGGAACTGAAGAGCAGCTCTTCCAAGCTGAGGCCCGCGGCGCCTGTGGAGGCCACTCCGGTCGCAGCTGACAGCGATGGTTCCGTACGGCAAACGAAGCCCACGACGCCGAGCATGCCGGCGATGCGTGCTCAGCCGTTTCTCCCTCCCGCCGCATCCCCCGTAGCGACACCTGTCGCGGTCCCTCGCGCGTCCCACGAGCTTGAAACGATGCCGCCGCCTGCTGGTGCGAGCGACGAGCCAGAATTCGAGGTCGGGTACGCTTCCGCAGAAGATCTCCTCATTCCCCTCGAGGAAGAACAGCTCGAGGCAGCGGCCCTCGACATGACGAGGGACCTCGCTTGGGAAGGCGTGGACGACGAACCGGAGCCAAACGAGCGCCGCTCATCTCGCCCCGTGGGTCCAGCAGAGCGCCCGCCAGTCATGCGTCAAAAACCGATGCTCGAGCGTTCACCCGGTGGCTACTCAATGCCACCGGACGCGTCGGGGACCATCGAAGTGCTGCATCCCCTGGGCCCCAACAAGCGCTGAGCCCCAACAAGCGCTGAGCCCCAACAAGTGCTGAGCCCCAACGAGCGCTGAGCGTCAGGGCGATCCCGACGCTCCTCCTTTGGTCCTTGCGGGCGCTTGCGCTGGTCGTTGCGACATCTTGTCCTGCCAAAGGGAGTGGGTTTGCCCCGACGAGGCGAGTTGGGTAAGCCCCCTCGGTGAGTTCCCCTGCGCCCCGTTCCACCGTCTACCGCACGCTTGGGGTGCTCGCGCTCGCGCTGTTCAGCATTTGGGCGCACATGATCGCGCTGTTCGTCGTGGTGATCGTGATCATCAGCACCGCAGCGCTGCCCAAGCTCGACGCCAAATCAAAGCGGCTGCTCCACGGACTCCACGCGCTTGCTTTGATCGCGAGCCTGGTCGGCTTGGTGCGCTTCGTGATTCGCGATGCGGTTCCTGGAGTGGTCGAGGCCGGCGATCGGGCAGCCAGCAAGCAAGCAGTCTCCAAGCTGCGCGGGCTCTTGGTCGCGGAGGACGTTCTGAGGCGCCTGCATCGTGTCGATCCGGACGGAGACGGAGTTGGGTCAGCCGCGCTGATCCCCGAGCTCGGGGGCGACGTGCCGCTGCGCGACCAACCGGCGCTCACGGCACCGCTGCTCAACCGCGAGCTGTCGCGACTGGTGGACACGCCGCTAGGTCCCGCGGCCCACGGTGGCGCCTACCTGTACATCATCTGCCTACCGCGGGTTGGCGGCGGCTGGACGGCCCGCCCAGGGGACCCCATCGACGACGAGCAGGCAGAGCGGCGCTGGGTCGGCTACGCTTGGCCATCGGCAGAAACCCACGGCCTGTATCAAACGTACTTCATCGACGAGCACGAGCGCATCCTCGAGTTCGCCAACAACGCCCCCAAAGAGCCGCGCTATCTCGGACCTGACAAGCCACCCGGCTGCGACGCCGCGCTGGACGGAAAAGAGTCGTGGACAGCGTGGCATGGCAAGAAGCCACGCGACCACCTACCGGGGGACAAGCCATAACCAAGCAGCATGAGCCACTCGGACGAAGACGATATCCAGATCGTAGAGCGCGAAGATACCAAGCGCGATGATCTGATGGAGAAACCAGGCGACCCGCCCGTCGTAGCCCGCATGGTGATTGAGATTCGCTCCGATGGCTCGCGCACGATCGCACGAGGTGCGTTGGAAGAAGTGGTCAGCGGGGAGAAGGTCGCAATCGAAGCCCACGGCACGACGCCGATGGCGCTTGCGGCGAACCTCACGAAGAGCTTGCTAAGCGCGCCGCTCATGGCGGCTCAGCTCTTTGCCAAGGCGGGACCCGACGGAGGCCCACCTCGGCTGTTTGCCCCCAAGGAGCGCCCCAGCAGTGACTCGGGTGGCCTGAGAGGTGCCGTGAAAGACACGGCCAAACGCGCCGTGAAGCGCTTGCTGAGGCGCGATACGCCCGAAGACGAGTGAGATGAGCCACGATTCACTCAGCAAGGCGTCCGATCCGAGCACGAACACAGAGCCGTCGGACGCGTCAGACGTCGAGCCGTCAGATGCAGAGCCGTCAGATGCAGAGCCGTCGGAGTCCGCGCCCGTGGACGCTTCCGCAGGGCAAGAGCCGCGCGGCCACCGCCGCAAATGGCTGAGCTGGGTACTGCAAGCCGGCGTAGTCATCCTGATCTACTTCGCAGCGAGCACCTGGCGCACGCACTCTCTGTTGCCCACGGACGGCACAGTCCAGGCACCACCACTCGAGTTACAAACGGTGGATGGTCAGCGCTTCGGGCTCGAAGAGCTAAAAGGCAAACGCGTCCAGGTTCACTTCTGGGCCACCTGGTGCACCGTGTGTCGTCAGGAGTTTGGAGCGCTGAACTCAGTCTACGAAAACTTGGGCTCCGACGAGGCGATGGTGTCCATCGTGGCTGACTCCGAAGATCCCGCAGCCATCGCCCAGTTCGTGCGTGAACACGGCATCAAGTACCCGGTGCTGATGGGCAACGCGGAAGCGCTGCGCGCGTACCACATCGAGGCTTTCCCCACGAATTACTACCTGGACTCCCAAGGGCGGATCCGCGGCACGGACGTCGGGATGAGTACGCGCTGGGGCATGTCGAAACGCATCGGCTGCGCGCGCTAGCAAGCGGGCCCGCAGAGACCCGCGCTTGGTGTACAACCGGCGCATGTCGACGCCGCTCAGCAACCTCAGCCACGGTTTCCGTCAGAAGTACCTCAACTACGCCGAGCTGACGGATCAGCTGCGCGCCTGGGCTGATGCGTTCCCTGGGCTCGTCCGCCTCGAGAGCATCGGACGGTCTGGCGAGGGGCGCGACCTTTGGTTGCTGGTGATCGGTCCCGAGCCTGAGCGCAGCCGACCCGCGGTGTGGGTCGACGGGAACATGCACGCCTCGGAAGTAATGGGCTCCAGCGCGGCGCTGGGGATCGCTGAAGACGTCTTGCGGCTCCATCTGGAGCCCGACGCTGAGCTGCATGGCTTGCCCGAGCATGTGCGGAAACGCTTGAAGGAAGTGCTGTTCTACGTGCTGCCCCGCATCTCCCCGGATGGTGCGGAGGAGGTACTGAAGACTGGCCGTTGGCTGCGTTCGGTTCCGCGCGATAACAGACCGGACGGGGGACAACCGCACTGGAAGCTCGAAGACGTAGATGGCGACGGCCGCGCACTCTTGATGCGCAAGCAAGCCGCATGCGGTGATTTCGTCGCCACGCCGGATGGCCGCATGCGTCGCAGGCGGCTGGAAGACGCAGGACCGTACTACCTGGTGTACCCCGAGGGCGTGATCGAGCACTTCGATGGAGTGCACGTGCCAACGCCGACCATGCTCAGTGATCATGCTCCGGACTTGAACCGGAATTTCCCCTACGCCTGGGCTCCAGAGCACGAGCAGCTCGGCGCGGGTGACTACCCGGGGAGCGAACCGGAGTCACGCGCGGTGCTGGAGTACACCACACGCCTCACGTCGCTGTTCGCCTGGCTGAACTTCCACACCTTCGGTGGTGTCTTCATCCGCCCGCGCGGTGACGTCGCTGACAACAAGATGGACCAAGGCGACTTGGCGATCTTCAAGCAGCTCGAGGCGTGGGCGACGGAGTTCACCGGCTATCCCGTCGTGAGCGGCTACGAGGAGTTCACGTACGAACCGGACAAGCCGCTACGCGGCGACATGAGCGACTACGGCTATCACCAGCGAGGCGCGATGGCCTACGTGGTTGAGCTGTGGGACTTCTTCAAGCAAATCGGCATGGAGCGCAAACACCCCTTCGTGCACGCCTACAGCCATGCATCCGAGAGCGACCACGAGCGCGCGGTCGAGTGGGACAAGCAACACAACCACGGACGCATCTTCCAACCCTGGAAGGCGTTCTCTCACCCCCAACTCGGGGAAGTCGAAGTGGGTGGGCTGTTGCCCCTCGTAGGGATCTGGAACCCGCCCTATGAGCGCATCGACGACGTCTGCAATGCGCAGAGCGCTTGTTTCCTCCGGGTAGCAGCTTTGTGCCCACACCTCGAACTCACGATCGAGCAACATCGGCTAGGGGACGACACCTACCGCATCGACTGCCGCCTCGAGAACGTCGGCTACCTCGCCACGTACGGCATCCCCTCCGCAAAAAAGCTCGACTGGAACACAGCGCCGATCGTGGAAATCGAGCTGCCCCCCAGCGCGGAGCTAGTCAGCCCGAGTGGCCGTATCCAATCCTTGGATCACCTCGAGGGTTGGGGGAGAGGCTACTACGCCTCCGCCATTCACTACCCGCGCAGCTCCAGTGGGAGCGTCGCCGTGAGGAGCTTCGTGGTGCGCGGGCAAGGTGAGCTGGAAGTGCGCGCGGGCTGTCCCCGCACAGGCTATTCACACGAGCGTGTGACCCTCGCGCGTAGCTAAACCAGCCCTATTTACCGGGTTCTGTGTGCCACGGCGCAGCAGCTGGCGCATGCTCTAACCCGCGCTAAGTACGCGCGGCAATTCAGCAATGGACGCGATCTACCAAAACGAAGTCAACAGCGAGGTCAAGCCGGCGAAGAGCGGTGAGTTTCAGCCGCTGCAGCTTGGTGACCTCCAGGTGTGGCCCCCCGTCGTGCTCGCGCCGATGGCGGGAGTCACGAACTATCCGTTTCGCGCGATCTGCCGCGAGTTTGGCGCCGGGCTCTATGTCAGCGAGATGATCACGGCGAGACCGCTGGTAGAAGGCCGTGACAAGACCCTGAAGCTTGCAGACTTTGGACCGGACGAGACGCCGCGCAGCCTGCAGCTCTACGGTGTGGATCCCCACTATGTGGGCGAAGCGGTCAAGCGCCTGATCGGTGAAGGGCGCGTCGATCACATCGACATGAACTTCGGTTGCCCCGTGCGCAAGGTGACGCGTAAAGGCGGCGGCGCCGCGATCCCCGTCAAGCCGCGCTTGCTTCGCAACATCGTACGCGCCGCGGTGAGCAACGCGGAGCGCATCCCGGTTACGATCAAATTCCGCATAGGAATTAACGAGGAGCACCACACGTTTCTGGACACGGGCCGAATCGCGCAAGATGAAGGCTGCGCTGCGGTCGGCCTGCACGCCCGCACCGCAGCTCAGCTCTACGACGGTGAAGCACGCTGGGACGCAATCGGCACACTGAAGAGCGAACTCAGCATTCCCGTGCTGGGCAACGGCGACATCTGGGAGGCTGAAGACGCCCTACGCATGATGCGTATGACCGGATGCGACGGGGTGATCGTCGGGCGTGGGTGCCTGGGACGCCCCTGGTTGTTCCGCGACCTGGCGCAGATCTTCGAAGGCAAGCGCCCAGAGAATCCCCCGAACTTGGGTCAAGTGATGGCGATCATGCTGCGCCACGCCGAGCTCTTGGCGTCTTGGTTCGGCGAACGCATGGCGGTGCGCTCCTTTCGCAAGCACACCACTTGGTACACCAAGGGCTTTCGAGGTAGCGCTGCCCTGCGCGGCAGCTTCATGAAGATCGAGAGCATCGAGGATCTGCGGCGCATCGCGAGTGGCGTCGACGGGGACCAGGTCTTCCCACCGAGCGCGATGCGGGTTCCGCGCGGCAAGAGTTCGGGTACTCAGCAGGTCGCGCTCCCCGACGGATATCTGGACGACCTAGAGGACGACACGCCGCCCGGGGCGGAGGCTGAGGACGCGACCAGCGGCGGCTGATCGGTCCGATGCCCGAGGCTCGATTCCCCCCGGCAGAGCCAAAGCCCCCCACCCCACCGCGAAAAGCGAGTCCTGCGCCGCCCGGATCCGCCACGCCTCTGTCAGACTGTCGCGAGCGAACAGCCATGATTTCAGCCGCTTTCGCGGCGCCGTGTGGGGTCGCTGACAAACCGGCAGCCATGACGGCTGAGCGGGCGAAAAGCTACGTTGGCTGAGGCACCCGGCCCGGCTAGACTTCACGCGACTGTCATGCAGGGCATCAAGGTTAGCGGCACTGAGCGCGGGTCACTCCTGGAGTGGCGCTGGACGCCATTTTTCGCGCTACTCACCCTAGCGCTGGTCGTCAGCTTGCTCACCGCTCTGGTCGTCCCCGCGACCCCCGCGCAGCTCTTCGGCACCGCCGAGGCGACGCGCGGCCTCGGTCCGCGCTCAGGGATCCCCACCCAAAGCGGACTGAGTGGCGCCGTTGCTGCTGATGAGCTGAGCGGGTCGGACAG
This Polyangiaceae bacterium DNA region includes the following protein-coding sequences:
- the dusB gene encoding tRNA dihydrouridine synthase DusB, with translation MDAIYQNEVNSEVKPAKSGEFQPLQLGDLQVWPPVVLAPMAGVTNYPFRAICREFGAGLYVSEMITARPLVEGRDKTLKLADFGPDETPRSLQLYGVDPHYVGEAVKRLIGEGRVDHIDMNFGCPVRKVTRKGGGAAIPVKPRLLRNIVRAAVSNAERIPVTIKFRIGINEEHHTFLDTGRIAQDEGCAAVGLHARTAAQLYDGEARWDAIGTLKSELSIPVLGNGDIWEAEDALRMMRMTGCDGVIVGRGCLGRPWLFRDLAQIFEGKRPENPPNLGQVMAIMLRHAELLASWFGERMAVRSFRKHTTWYTKGFRGSAALRGSFMKIESIEDLRRIASGVDGDQVFPPSAMRVPRGKSSGTQQVALPDGYLDDLEDDTPPGAEAEDATSGG